A window from Victivallis lenta encodes these proteins:
- a CDS encoding AraC family transcriptional regulator, which produces MHCYHLGDYCKEEFPVAAWQVRKAGVIPLHRHDCVELMLVTRGSGVCRINGSPYPVLSGDLFVLCSEDLHSYEMEPECVFYNILFDPAFFASDPELAALFDGWTRRDSRKLYSFGAGEADGLEALAAGLVCELTGGAPGARLLARSLLTDLFVRMLRHDGTERGVAPSPGRMSAVMAYIDRHLAEPVSVRKLAETAGMSPSAFRAAFRRWTGGSATGYISCLRIRRARILLEQRDLPIGEIALQLGYFDACHFSRAFRARTGLSPRQYRARL; this is translated from the coding sequence ATGCACTGTTATCATCTTGGGGATTACTGCAAGGAGGAGTTTCCGGTTGCGGCGTGGCAGGTCCGGAAGGCAGGGGTGATTCCGCTTCACCGGCACGACTGCGTTGAGCTGATGCTGGTGACGCGCGGTTCCGGCGTCTGCCGGATCAACGGGTCTCCGTATCCGGTATTGAGCGGCGATCTTTTCGTTCTCTGCAGCGAAGATTTGCACAGCTACGAGATGGAGCCGGAGTGCGTCTTTTACAACATCCTGTTCGACCCGGCGTTTTTTGCGTCCGACCCGGAGCTTGCCGCGCTTTTCGACGGCTGGACGCGGCGCGATTCGCGCAAACTCTATTCGTTCGGGGCGGGGGAGGCGGACGGGCTTGAAGCGCTTGCCGCCGGACTGGTTTGCGAACTGACCGGCGGCGCTCCGGGCGCCCGGCTGCTGGCCCGTTCGCTTCTGACGGATCTTTTCGTCCGCATGCTGCGTCATGACGGGACGGAGCGGGGCGTCGCTCCGTCCCCCGGACGCATGTCGGCGGTCATGGCCTATATCGACCGGCATCTGGCCGAACCGGTTTCAGTCCGGAAACTGGCGGAGACGGCCGGCATGAGTCCATCGGCGTTCCGCGCCGCCTTCCGGCGCTGGACCGGGGGATCGGCGACCGGCTACATCAGCTGCCTGAGGATTCGCCGGGCGCGCATTCTGCTCGAACAGCGCGATCTCCCGATCGGCGAGATCGCATTGCAACTCGGCTACTTCGACGCCTGCCACTTTTCGCGCGCTTTCCGCGCCCGCACCGGTCTTTCGCCGCGCCAGTACCGCGCGCGGCTCTGA